In Marinibacterium anthonyi, the DNA window GACGGTGCCCTTCAGCGATCCGCGCACGCTGTGGTTCAACACCGGGACCCTGTGCAACATTACCTGCGCGCATTGCTACATCGACTCCAGCCCCACCAACGACGCGCTGGTCTACCTGACCGCAGACGAGGTGCGGGGCTATCTCGACCAGATCCGCGACCGCGGCTGGCCGGTGCGCGAAATCGGTTTCACCGGCGGCGAACCCTTCATGAACCCCCGGATGATCGACATGGCGCGCCTGTCCCTGGCCAGCGGCTTCGAGGTTCTGATCCTGACGAACGCCATGGCCCCGATGATGCGTCCGGCCATGCGCGACGGCCTTTCGCAGATGCGCGCGACCTACGGTGACAGGCTGACCCTGCGCGTCTCGCTCGACCACCACGATCGCGCCCATCACGACGCCGAACGCGGCGCGGGCAGCTACGACAAGACCATCGCCGGCATGCAATGGCTGCGCGACGCCGGCATCCGCATGTCGGTTGCCGGCCGCACGCTCTGGCACGACACCGAATCCGACACCCGCGCCGGCTTCGCCGCGCTCTACGCCCGCCACGGCTTTGCCATCGACGCGGACAATCCCCTGGAAACGGTGCTCTTCCCCGAAATGGACCTCGCCGCCGAGGTCCCCGAAATCACCACCGCCTGCTGGAGCATCCTGAACAAGTCCCCCCGCGACGTGATGTGCGCCTCGTCGCGCATGGTGGTCAAACGCAAGGGCGCCGCCCGGCCCAGTGTCCTGGCCTGCACCCTCCTGCCCTACGACCCGCAGT includes these proteins:
- the albA_2 gene encoding Antilisterial bacteriocin subtilosin biosynthesis protein AlbA translates to MKDLAHPPANRDKFRDPQVTATGDPRATVPFSDPRTLWFNTGTLCNITCAHCYIDSSPTNDALVYLTADEVRGYLDQIRDRGWPVREIGFTGGEPFMNPRMIDMARLSLASGFEVLILTNAMAPMMRPAMRDGLSQMRATYGDRLTLRVSLDHHDRAHHDAERGAGSYDKTIAGMQWLRDAGIRMSVAGRTLWHDTESDTRAGFAALYARHGFAIDADNPLETVLFPEMDLAAEVPEITTACWSILNKSPRDVMCASSRMVVKRKGAARPSVLACTLLPYDPQFELGETLAEAERDVALNHPHCAKFCVLGGASCSG